In Nicotiana tabacum cultivar K326 chromosome 10, ASM71507v2, whole genome shotgun sequence, the DNA window AGAGAGGATCTGACTCATCTTGGTTACACCTAGAACTAGCTGAAGATATAATAAACTGTTTAAGCAACCTTAAATCCCTATAAATGCTAGCAAGAACAGCAGGGGCAAGTGCCACTGGAATTCCTTGAGAAAGATGAATTGCAACAGGGAATAGAGCTCCTTGCACCTTAAAATAACTTCTAGAAGGAAGCACATACCTTGACAACCAAAGGGTCAAAAATGCAACATGCTCCAAATGATCACCTTTTCCTGTAAAATGTTCCATCCAGACAGGGTGAGTAACATTCTTTTTACGTGCTCTAATAACTTTATAAGCCTCGCGAATAGTTTTTTCCATTTCAACAGACTTTTTGGTCTTTATAGGGTTCAAGATACAGTGGCCCAAAACAGAGTAACCACCCAAAACTGCCATATCCTCCAAAGTAACAGTTACTTCTCCCCATGGTAAAATGAATGTGTTTGTCTCAACGCACCATCTCTCAGCAAGAGCAATAATCAAATCATTGTGCAAATAAATCTTGAATGTGGAAGCTATAATAGCTTCAAAGATTCCAGCTTTCTTCCATATTTCTTGATATAAAGGCTTTAGCTTATGGACCCACGTAGACCATTCCTTCAACTGTGAAACTGAAACACCACCCTTAAACTTGACCTTTAGTGAACAACTTCTCAGTTCTTGAACATTGGGTCTTGAAGGGAGAAATGGGAGCTTTTGGGCAGAGCGTATTGTTGGTTTCAGAAAATGGGCAACTCTAAAAATGGGTATTACTTGTTCATCATCAATGGGTGAAACCATGAACTCCTCTCTTTCTTCCATCATTAACGCATCTTCTGATAAATCCACCATTTTTGAGTATTAAGGTTTTTTCCTTTCCTCTTagctctttgtttttttttaatatcaGGGTTTCAAGAATGTTGTGGACAAAATAACCCAGAAACAAAAAAGATAGTTCTGCACCTTGCTCTTTGTACTGTATTCCTGCCAAAGTTGTTCATTTTTAGTCTAAAAAATAATGGGACAAATGTTTGTATTATATGCCACTGAAAAAGTTTCTGGTTGTTTTGGTCTGTACTATTTTTCCAGTCTGTGTATGAAAAAACAAGCAATATCAGCTCAAAATTCCATTTATAGCTGCATTTGCAACTTTTTGCTGAGCGTGGGAAAAGGGAGGCAGCTATTTTACAGAAAATTGTAAAGTTTTTAACACGTTGAATTTGTCTTTGACTTTTGGACTGTAACGTTTTTAAAATGCAATAGTAGGAGTTATATTAAAACTCAACTTATGATTCTTATCTTATCAAATATGTTAGTAACAAAAAGTTTAACTATTAaagtttcctttttcttttccttctcctaCTTTATTATCTCAAGCAATTGAAGGAGCAAAACAGATCCTACTCTTTGGTTGTGTAATATCATTTGTTCTTTTTGTTCAAGTAATTCATATTCCTCCTGTTTgagtttataaaaaaaatttgCATGATCTTTCATGGTTATTGTAGTGAGGTTAAAAAAGTACTAGTTCatatttattgtatctaaatttagtaaaaattgcacggggcgctcTATTTGGTCGCCTCCGTTTAACCTAtatccatttttttaaaaaagtttcaacttgtacccactttttaaacaacttcagccccctttctcctcctccttctcctcattcgtttcttcttcttcttctttcttctgctgatgttggtgctgctatgaaacttcagttcatgggatgattgtcataaatatgtttatcagattatttaaaaataaattataaataattacgtaagttaagtagacaataatttgtgaatattttcacgtacgtaagttagtagacaatgataattatgttcttttcacgtttattgtttccaaaatttatgatttagatattgttggcaatctgattatttatctaatatgttagaaagctttttcaaaaacttcagcttatacagtgttgaagtttttacaaatgaactaaataacttcagcatcttttgctgaagtttttgaaaaagctttatgacaaaactaatgaaccTAGGACAAAAAACTTTCAGCTTTTAGTACTGAAGTTTTTACAagtgaactaaataacttcaacatcttctgctgaagttttgaaaaagcttaacgacaaaactaatgaatctaggacaaaaaaacttcagcttatttagtgcaattacaaacaaaaactttagcaaatagagaacaaaacttcagctactgtgcttaagttcagcaattacaaacaaaaacttcagcaaatagagaacaaaacttcaactactatgcttaagttcagtaattacaaacaaaaacttcagcacacttggttcaacacacttgctacttcaggcccgtctactagaatgctgaagttttgcgtgattgcatTTGCTACTTCAGTGATTTTATGTTGacttaaaacgtgacccaaaaagcgagtatagatgcaaatggGTTAACTTGtgccgctttgcaaaaaaaattacaagcgtacccacttttttgCGTAACTTCAACATacagggctgaagtagcaaagacaatcacgcaaaacttcatcATTCTAGTAGACGagactgaagtagcaagtgtgctgaaccaaGAGTGCTGaattttttgtttgtaattgttgaacttaagcatagtagttgaagttttgttctctatttgctgaagtttttgtttgtaattgctgaagtttttgtttttgtaactggcaaacttcagCTTTAGAGGTGAAGTTTTTGTCTACTATGAGAGCTGAAgattgtaactggcgaacttcagctctagagctgaagtctttgtttttgtaactggcgaaatTCAGCTTTAGagcgaagtttttgtttttgtaactggcgaacttcagctctagagaaGGAAAACAATTCAAAGTTGAATAGCATCACAAATAACTTCAAGTGTCTTTTTCTCCAAATCTTTTTCATCAATCCATATAGAATTTTGCCGTCGTAGAAGGTCgcgtttttctttcttctttctctgaGAATTTCATTTCCCTCACAATTCCAAACGTCATTACTTTAATTAAAAAACTTTCTTCCGTAAGAGAACCCAATGGCCACATTTTAACCGACTCTATGGCAGTTCTATATGGAAACTAATTCCTTATCACAATGATGAAGATTTTCTGCATCATGTATGTTGAGAATGACAACTGAAAGAGTTTTTCATATTTGGTTTTTATTCGTTAAAGCTATTGTCGATCTCTATTTGAGTGGATGACTCTCCCATTCTTTAACGTTTTGTTTTCCTTCCTTTCTTGAAAGTtgaaatatatgcatttttgttcTTGGACGGATATAACTTTGAGGAGAAGAATGAGGAGGATGAAGgaggctgaagttgtttaaaaagtgagtaaaaattaaaaccttttaaaaaaataagtatagattaaatgggggcgaccaaatagggtgtccgtgcaatttttacatacAAATGCCCCCTAAATTTACGAGCAGGGGAATGCCGGTGCTAAGCACCAGCTCAAGCCCAACAGTAAGCTGCTACAGTTAATTAAAGGAAAAGGAAGTGTTGCAATTAATCAAGAGTcaacatttgtttttttttttttaatccttGAAGTCTATGCTGCCTATATCCTTCAATAAATGGACGTAACTGCGGCAATTTATGGATGAATTATAGAATTAAGAGGAAAGAAGCAAGCAGGCACTAACAATAGGAGCTGGCAGAAGCAAACTAAACACGTAAGAGGTCTATTTGTTTTATCTGCATTCTGATTTTTAGGGCAAACCCCATGTTGGGTAACTGCTAAACTACTATTGGTGGCGTGGTGccagtggcggaggcaggatctccacgaagggggtttaattttttttatagagcTAGAGGAATTGAACCCATGATCTTTATGTACattttgaacccccttaaccactaaactacacttttagattgtgttaagggtgttcaaaacttaatatatagagataaaaaatagattttaccttatatatacagtgtatctAAATCCGCCCCTACGTGGTGCGTTGCTGTCAAGATATCCTACTGCCTGAGGCAGTACTTCCATCAGGGATCTAATGGTTCTGCCTTTCTggcatacaaaaaaaaaaatgtatattTCAAAAGAAATCTGAATATCTATTCGGATGAAACAAGTGATGTATTGGTTTCAACTTCAATAACGTCAATATTAGCATCAAATCATATTTCCACGACAAAGTAGTCAAAAAAGAGAGTAAAAACAACAAAGAAATAAAATGCACTGCTTCTTAACTTCGCTATTTTATACTCGTGAAGCAGCATCCTTGAAATGGAATTTTATTCACATAATATATGAAGTTATTAATAAAATTTGAGTGTTAGGCTTCAAAGATGCACTGGTGATGATTCAGTACTTGCCAGAGTCATCTTTCTTCCAATAATAAAGCATCTAAAGTAATTTTGCACAAGAGCACAACAATATTTGCTATTGCATACTTTTATATATACCACATgtgatgtcacgaccccaaaccggacctggtcgtgatgacgcctctcgtgaagacaaggccagccgacacaagcCCTCGATTCAattaacagttataataattcataattaagtcattaataagtgatgaattcccaaaaaaaagaagtgaaatagGCCAAATGCGGaaacaaacacagcccgacatcggagtgtcaccagtcatgagcatctaaacatctgTCTAAGAATGTGAAACAGGACTACACAATCTATTACAGAACTAATACAAGGAAAGTAAAataagagggagaagcactgagctgcgaacgtcgggcaactacctagtgaactccgaaccGCCTACTGGAATCAATCACcactcgctagcgggacccgaggctcctaaatctgcacacagagtgcaaggagtaatgtgagtactccaactcagtgagtaataaaagtaaaaacagTTGAGAgataagaaaatacgtaaaacacagcaaaatgctacaaaaaaggcagtgtaaaaccaatacaatgcaaCAAAACagtgaaaaaattataaaacaccttagttcagtataagcttctttaaaacatcttttaacagttaaacgagtgaatgaaaaacagtgagaaaagataaacatataaaaccaccccctcgggcaaagtatcaacagaatcagcccctcgggcaataacatggaacaacatcagcccctcgggctacatcacatatcacactgggtacccgcactcactgggggtgtacagactccaggaggggccccttacgacccaagcgcaatatcaagctatctcgtggcataatGAAACAGGCTCTCGACCTTATAACAAGCCAcattgtggcgtacaactcaggccctcgatcctactcagtcagaaatctctaaaagccactcgggcacagtaaaatatgatgctcaactcaaaatatcatttaagatgtcaaagcagagtaaacatggctgagttacgAAAACAGTAGGATAtgacatgactgagtacaagtataaagtcaaagtagtaggtgtcacacctcctttttccgcacccgagggggggcaggggagttttttccaattaaaggacaatcgaaacgggatttgtttatttatttcagagtcgccacttgggagatttagggtgtcccaagtcatcaattttaatcccgaatcgaggaaaagaatgactccatgttacagtctgcgtaccagaaatccggataaggaattctgttaacccgggagaaggtgttaggcatttccgagttccgtggttctagcacggtcgctcaactgtcatattcggcttgattatctgattttatgcaagtatgaacttatgtgcaaattttaaattttaaccgctttatcaattattattattattttacgagaattgcaacgtcgtggaaacatacctcgaaccacgttacatcaatgcacccatggttgtttgacatatctcgacttggttgagatttggatttgggtcacataaatgtgcacccgaattacggaagataaattattaaagacgtgcctaacgcaactagcgtattgttattttggggaaggccgtaaaattcgctaaacggcctgtcccgaattctaagtgttttaatatatatacatttagagggccccgcagcttctacattttttgtttgtcgaggctcgtctcattttttattgtttttatttacaacgtcatggaaatgcatctcataccacgtcacagtcaatgtacccgtgattagagacacatttcaatttcgttgagatttggatttgggtccgagtctcccaagaccaagacgtcttggacatccatgtcagcagccaagcgcagacccaaaatgcaagcctcatactcggccatattgttggtgcaatagaagcgtagttgagccgtaacaggataatgccgtcctgtttcagaaatgagtactgctcctattccaaccctttcgcgtttgcagctccatcgaagaaaagcttccaacccggttcctcaggcaattccaactcatttgtatgcattacctcttcgtcaggaaaatacgttcttaagggctcgtatttttcatcaacgggattctctgccaaatggtctgccagcgcctgggctttcatggccgtcctcgttacatagacgatatcaaactctgtgagcagaatttgccattttgccaaccttcccgtgggcataggtttctgaaagatatacttcaatgggtccaagcgggatatgagataagtagtatacgaagacaggtagtgtttcaacttctgagctacccaagttagggcgcaacatgttttctcgagttgagtgtacttgacctcatgtactgtgaatttcttgctaagatagtattggcttgctccttccttcctgtgtcatcatgttgccccaatacaaaaccaaatgaattttccaagaccgtcaggtaaagaattaggggcttcccgggcttaggcgggaccaatacgggtggattagacagataccctttgatttggtcgaaagcctcctgacactctgccgtccaacctaccgcagcatcctttctcagcagccgaaatatgggctcacaagttgctgtgagttgagcgatgaacctgctgatgtaattgagtctacccagcaaactcattacctctgttttgttccttggcggtggaaaatctcggatggattcaattttggatgggtctaactcaatcccccgtcgactgacgatgaatcctagcaactttcctgatggaaccccgaatgcgcatttggccgggttaagcttgataacataccttcggagtctttggaaagatctccttaggtctgccacatggtcctcctgacgccaagatttgatgatcacatcatcgacgtacacctcgatttctttgtgtatcatgtcatgaaacacggcagtcattgctcgcatgtacgttgccccgacgttctttaacccgaacgacattacccgatagcagtaggttccccatggcgtaataaacgctatcttctcagcatcctcctcgtccattaggatctgatgataacccacatagcaatccacaaaggatccgatctcgcgcccaacgcaattatcgatcaggatatgaatgttgggtaatggaaaattgtccttgggacttgctttgttgaggttgcggtagtcgacgcacaccctgatttttccatccttctttgggactagtaccacattggccaaccactcgggatatcgagtgacccgaatgacctttgcctgcaactgcttaatcacctcttctttgatttttacactcatttctgttttaaatttccttagtttttgcttgaccggagggtatgccgggtcagtgggcaatttgtgaaccactaaatttgtgcttaatccaggcatatcgtcataggaccatgcaaaaacatctttgaattccatgagggttctgatcaattcttccctgacattcggctcaatgtggatgctgattttggtttcttggacgttatcagcgtctcctaggtttacagcctcagtgtcatttaggttaggcttgggtttttcttcaaattggcataattctcggtttatctcttcgaaggcttcaccttcatcacattcagattcatcatcacaaacgacctcttgcatcattgagtcagattcagattgatttattagactaggtcgaagatccgctgtgcatgtcatgtcattagaaccagtaaaaagagaattgttcagaaagacaaaagaacgaaacaaaattaaaatgggcaaaagaagagaattttattaaacttgcgggataaaagggttcacacttttacaaaaacgaaagtaaaatttggattacaccctgggataatccgaacaaaacaaaacacacaaaacataaatcaaagcctactaccaagactcccctcggacaggaagaggagtaactgtccaattgttggtcttggcctcaggtcccacaaactgtatctctgttctgctggaaccttccCCAGCTTCTACCACGCTGACATCAGCGAagagcctctcaaaactctgattcaggtcctcatttataccgatcaatggtcctagaatcttcgggaccggtgaccccctggcacttgctttgacaaaacaCCGTGAGAGACGCGGTACTGGTTTAGGCAAAacccaaaccctcttcttcatttctcgcgttcgcttcctatctgctgcggttggtttgaaccccaatccaaaattttccagatttttaggaagggagacaggttggacaatcccttgaagctcgactcccaggccttttcctggtacaaatccattacccagcatttctgagaccatcatgaccaTTGCGGCCGCTACCCTAGGGTTGGGATGATCTCTCCTTCAgagattttgttggccgaccctgtatcgaagatctggtagacccaaggacctttgtcgtcagtggtctctatgaaaggtacaatggttccgcccatggtgcacgttgtatcctcgccgtgtaacacgacctcttgtctttcccactcgaacttcaccatctgatgtagggtggaaggcaccgctttggctgcatgaatccagggtcgtcccaacagcaggttataagatactgtggcgtccaacacctggaattccatggtaaacaggaccggaccaatggtcagttcaagtacaacatcccctacagtagctgttccgtttccgtcaaaccctcggacacagatactgttcttgtggatccttccgtggtcgatctttaactggtccagagtggataatggacaaatattggcgcttgagccgttatccaccaatactcgagttaccaccgagtcttcacatttgacggctaggtatagagctttattgtgctccgtaccttccatcggcaggtcatcgtctgaaaatgttaccctgttcacctcgaaaatcttgttggcaatggtttccaggtggtttacagaaatctcactgggtacatgagcttcgttcaatatcttcaacggggcccgacgatgctcctcagaatggatcagtaatgacaatagtgagatctgggccggtgtttttctcagctgttcgaccacagaatagtcttgtactttcatcttcctcaggaactcttcagcttcttcttcggacataggtttcttggttgcaactgggttggttcaatatcgacctgatcgagtcagcccttgcgcttcacaactgacttcttccacctgttttcctttgtacatcaccactgccttttcatatttccaaggcacagccctgctgtcaatcatcggcagctggaccacaggctttatggtcaccagttctctacataccccttttaacacgactgccggtgtgggcgggattcctgatattaccaacttgctt includes these proteins:
- the LOC107759233 gene encoding protein MAINTENANCE OF MERISTEMS-like, with protein sequence MVDLSEDALMMEEREEFMVSPIDDEQVIPIFRVAHFLKPTIRSAQKLPFLPSRPNVQELRSCSLKVKFKGGVSVSQLKEWSTWVHKLKPLYQEIWKKAGIFEAIIASTFKIYLHNDLIIALAERWCVETNTFILPWGEVTVTLEDMAVLGGYSVLGHCILNPIKTKKSVEMEKTIREAYKVIRARKKNVTHPVWMEHFTGKGDHLEHVAFLTLWLSRYVLPSRSYFKVQGALFPVAIHLSQGIPVALAPAVLASIYRDLRLLKQFIISSASSRCNQDESDPLFRAPLQFVQLWAWEIFSNLQPKPSIICSGEPRLARWHNVKKINCVDPRSAIDSATDLFLWRPYAIDTVKNWDINKFYKEREAYVVAGPKVGREILIFARLIRASELVGMDCVENYLPHRVSMQFGFDQDVPGCANHTSDTPKIAWCNYDRPITDDKLYIPSRLFESDVTRRYLNWWKNQKFAPEDALKHVTKGQQSKALERMNASVHCEYLQKCNEIKTDGCTQDYELIVVESSDDDNLPISESLCRRKLYPRFGKR